Genomic segment of Pongo pygmaeus isolate AG05252 chromosome 1, NHGRI_mPonPyg2-v2.0_pri, whole genome shotgun sequence:
TTCTGAGCTTTCTCTCTTCTGTGGACTAAATATGATGTCTGCGAAAGGGGGAGGTCTTGCCCGTCATCTCTGGGCATCCCAGAGGGTTACGTGACCAGTGTCCCTTCCTCGTGGAAGCCTGTGAGCCATCTGGAAGAAGGGGGCCAGCGCAGGATGGCCCACCACCAGCGCGTCTAACTGGACTGTGCAGAGCTAGTGGGAGGTGCCACTCCTGGGTCCTGGACGACACCGCACTGTCTTTCGCGGAATGAAACACACACAGTTGGAAtgatgctttcatttttctctgttgcTGCCAGCGGTTTGGAAATTGCATTTGAATGCAATGCGATCacactcttattttttattcttatagttGGAATATTAGTGTCCCTCCAGATGAGATACATATCTCTTGATAGGAGTGGACACCATGGTTTCGTCATTTGAGGTATTCTCTTCACTCATGAATGATGAATTCTGGCCTAGGGCTTTTTAAGCTAATACAGAACTGGAAAATAAGAGTTTAACATTTTCAACTAAagtttcttccacattttcatcttattattacttttttgagacagggtcttgctctgtcacccaggctggagtgcagtgacacgatcacagctcagtgcagcctcgacctcctgggcttaagtgatcctctcacctcagcctcctgagtagctgggactacaggcacacaccaccacacctggctgatattttgtagagacggggtttcaccaagttgtccGGGCTCCtttcgaactcctaggctcaagcgattcacctgcttcagcctcccaaagtgccaggattacaggcgtgagccaccatgcctggccacacatTTTCATCTTCAGTTTACTTCTTCCAAATAATTAAATTCAAAGGTAAAATAAACATGGTAGGAACCAGCCGCCTTTTGCCTAGCTGGAGATAGCCCTGGGTGTCCCGCAGCTTAGACATGGGGGAACTCGAAGGCCTGTGTTTCTCACTCATATTTGTGATTAATCAGAGGTAACGTCACTTGGTATTTTTGACAGAGCCTTGCAAACCGGCTCCTGTGTGTGTACAgccctcccccaccacacactGTGTTGTGAGGGGTGAAGCCACAGTGCCTCGGATTTCTCCTCTGCGCTAGAATGTTCTCATCTGTCTGAGGAGCAGTGCTCGGTGTGCCATTTCCCTTTTCAcctctgctttcttttcctcctccgtCCTGGGGAATTACTACTgtgctttctcttgcttgattttGTGGCCGCTTGATTTCAGTGCATTTGCCTCTTCCTGCAGGAATCACCTTCACCAGGGATGGCCGCTACATGGCGCTGGCAGAACGGCGCGACTGCAAAGATTACGTGAGCATCTTCGTCTGCAGTGATTGGCAGCTCCTGCGGGTAAggcgtcccccaggctggaataaaGTTGTCCTGCTGAATGCGGAGGGATCGAGTGAAGTAGATCCTTCTCCGGATTCCAGGGGATCTTTGGTAGGATATGGAGCAAGGTAATGTTGTATTAACAAAGGGCAGGTGCGCTGTGAATCACTTCCAGTGGCACCCGGTTGTGTGTTCAGGAGACTTGGTGAAAAGGACGTATGCCCAGGTGTTTTAAAAGTGAATATGCTGTCACATTTGAGCCCTTTTCCTTGTCCTGTGCGATGGTGTTTGCGCATGTGTGTGCCACATCGGGAGTGGGGGGGACGTGGAAGTTCACCTTGACTGAGGGCTGCGTTAGGCAGGGCGCCCTGCCAGGTGCCCAGGCACAGAGGGCACTGTTCCCACAGCAGACATGTGAACACGATTCCAGCACAATCCATCGTTAAGGTAGAGCAACCTCTAGAATGCTGTCAGAGCACAGAACCCGGGATCCAGGCAGTGCTCTGGAAGGGACTTGTCTGAGCTGGGTCTAAAGGAGTGAGCCTTGCCAGGCAAGGAAAGGTGAGGGGGGAGAGTGCACATGAGTGCAGGTGCGGGGAGACCAAGCCGCCCTCGTGGGCTGGCCAGGCAGTGACGCTGGCACCTGTGGGGGTACAGCCCCAGCAGCAGCTCTACAGGGATTTCATGCATTTCCAGGATAGAGCTGTTGAGATTTTGTCAATTTCTATATAAGGAAATTAAGTGCGTTAAGAACATCAGTTATaaatgcaattatttatttacgaaaatattttccaaatttaatgtTTCCCCCCTTCCTTTGGAAGCATTTTGATACGGACACCCAGGATCTCACAGGGATTGAGTGGGCCCCAAACGGCTGTGTGCTGGCAGTGTGGGACACCTGCTTGGAGGTATGAAGATGACCAGGTGACATGTTTGCTTTCGAGAGCTTTTCCCGGAATTTCACGCTTTCTGAATGCTGCAATATAGTTTGCTTTATCTTATTTCAGATAACATATTGAGCTttgttttaaaagacagggtcttgctctgtcacccaggctggagtgcagtggtgtgatcacggcccactgcagcctcgacctcctgggctcaagtgatcctcccacctcagcctcccaagtagctgggaccacaagcgtgcaccaccatgcccggctaatttttgtattctttgtagagatggggtttcaccatgttgcccagactgctcttgaacttctgtgttcaagtgatctgccagcttcggcctcccaaagtgctgggattacaggcgtgagccacagtgcccggccgaGTTGAACTTTTATCAGCGAGCCATTAGGTTGACCTCCCAATTTCCCCTTTTTCCTCATGCTCTCACTGCCTCTCCAGGGACTATCTCAGTTCTAGCTGGCAGTTCCAGCTTTTCCACGGCCATGCGGACAGTCCTGCCAGCTTTGTGCTATCTGCACCAATGTCACTCTGCAGCACCCGCGTCTGTGGCGTGTTCCTGGCGAATGGGATGTATTCATCATTAACTGAAATGTCTCGTCTGCAGTACAAGATTCTGCTGTACTCACTGGACGGCCGGTTGTTGTCTGCGTACAGCGCTTACGAGTGGTCCCTGGGCATCAAGTCTGTGGCCTGGAGCCCTAGCAGTCAGTTTCTGGCAGTTGGGAGCTACGATGGAAAGGTGGGAACCAGTGCAGGGCACTCAGGAAGTCCAGCCGCCCAGCCGGCCGGGCCCTGCCTCACCTGTGCGTGGCTTCCTTCCTCAGGTGCGCATCCTTAATCACGTGACTTGGAAAATGATCACGGAGTTTGGGCATCCTGCAACCATTAATAATCCCAAGATAGTAAGTCTGGAACACGTGTTTGTGCCTGAGCAGGCTGTTGGGGAGGGCGGTGGGAAACTGCTCCTTCACTTTGCTTTCTTGATTGTGGTTTATTATTTAACCGGGCGCTTCCCTCACCGTAAACTTGCTACTGTGACATTTCACGCGTCTGGCCCTGCCCTGGCCTTTGTTCTTCCTCCTCCACGCTGCCCAAAGGGTCTGAAGTGGGCCTCTGCCTGCCCTGTCCTCTGCTGCCGCCATCCCAGCCCGGGTGTCTCCTTCGTGGTCTGTCTGGATGCAGATCCCTGTGCTGTAGAGTGGCCAGGGTCTCCTGCCCCCAAACACTGAGCATCTGCTGTCGTGCCGGGCACTGTGCTCTGGGCTGCAGCCAGAGAAGAAGAGACAGACCCCTGCACTTGCAGAGTGCAGCTGGAGAGACAGGGAAGGGGCCGGAGAGCTGGGTGTCTCCACAGGGTGGCAGGGAGTGGCCACCAGCGAGGGATCGCAGGCACAGATGCTGCACCAGTGATCAGGGATTCGGGGAGGGAGCGTTCCGGGCCAAGGGAACAGGAAGTGCAAAGGCCCCGAGGAGTGGGCCACGCATCCATGTGTGCAGTGGGCACTGCGCTGGGAGCCAGCTGGGAGCCAGAGACAAATGCTGCCCTCCTGGTGTTGACCTGTAACCGACAGAGCTGAGTGAAAGGCGGTTTGGATTCGATGAAGAGGGCAGTGAGTGGCTGGGGCTGCGCGTGCCAGATCAGCCACTGCTGGGGATGCATCCTGGAGGGGTGTTTAAGTGAAGACCAGGAGGAGGAGCTGAGGAGCCGCGCAGTGTCTGGGCAGAAAGGGTGTTTCAGGCAGAGGGGCCTCCTGACGTGGCCAGTGGCTTGTGTGGCTGGAGGCCAGGGCATCTGGACCGATGAGCCAGAGCAGGGCTGGCCTCACAGGTCCTGAAGGTTTGCCTGCAATTCCTGCATTCTCCAAATCCCTTCGCCACACAGCAGCAGAGCATGCTTTAAAGGCACGAACCAGGCCAGGTGACTCCCTTACCTGGGGCTCTTCAGGGGCGCGGGGGCTGCCCGCCTTCCACTGAGCCTGGGCCGCTGTCCTTTGCTTGCCAGGCTCTCGGGCACAGATGCCCCCACCTCGGGTCTATGTCTGCTGCTCCCAGGGCCTCTGCTGTGTTGGTGCAAGTGTTCTCTGTATCCCCTTATCACGGAGGGAAGGCTGAGCCCGCTCCCTTGCTGGATGATGGTGGCTGCAGTGGTCTCCCGTCTATAATCACAGGACACACATTTGCTGCCTGTGTCTCAAAGGGTGGGCTCCTCAGCAGGACACGAAAGAGGGTGGCTGGGTGATCTCAGCTCTCGGGACGGCGGGGTTCGTGTTTCCGTCTCTGCCGGTGGTAGCAGGACCAGCTGTCGTGGCAGGCATGCCTGTTGACCATGTGCCATCACGGGCATTTGTCACGTCCATCCTTGGCTTCCGGGTCCCTGTCCTGAGCCGTGCGTGGCCACGTTGTGTCTTTCAGGTGGTGTATAAGGAGGCCGAGAAGAGCCCGCAGCTGGGACTGGGCTGCCTCTCCTTCCCACCCCACCGGGCCGGGGCCGGCCCTCTCCCGAGCTCAGAGAGTAAATGTAAGTAGCACACGTGAtgtcatttgttttccttttttaatgcaaGATTCCTCGTTGTCCAGATAAACTTCGGATGTtccttatgtttttaaaaaaaaacttttttcctttccgTGCTTCCAGCCAGCGTGCCCCTCAGCCTGTTGGCTGGAGGTTGACTGGGGTCTGAATTGCGCAGTGGGCCGTGAAGGTGCGGCTTCTGTTCCTGAATATGAGCCCTGGAGATCCGGATCTGACAGCGGGAGCTCCTAGGGGATGTTTTTCAAAGAAACACTTTTCTGTGGGTGGCGCTCAGAGTGGGTCTGGAGGCCGGCGGTGCTCCCGAGTGCTGTCTCCGGCTTGAGGCCCGGTTCTGATGCAGCCTCTTGACTCTGGGCGTttcctatgtgtctgttttctcatCGCCGAAATGGGCATAGTAAAAGCACCCACCCCACAGGGGCACGAGGGCATCTGAAGGTTGCAGGTAGAGGAAGCGGTGCCCCGAGTGCCGACGGGCCCACCCCGGGGCTCGGTGTGTGGCTCAGGATGCGGGTCAGGACAGGTgcagcctggcacacaggaggcgCTCCCCAGGAGCCCGGGGGCGTCCTTGTTCCACAGCCCCTGCTTCTGCTGTGATGATGGTTCTTCCACAGCCAGAAAGTCTAAGGGTACTGATGCTGAGGTGGAAGGGATTGTGAACTCAGATGCTGGTAGTCGACAGAAAAGTGCCGAGGAGTTGGAGCTGCTGAGATTGCAGCTAGGACCTGTCCATGTCCCTCTCCAGTCAGCCCCTGGAACGTGGGGTCCACCCCCCACCTAGTCGGGCCTGGCAGGTGATGGTGCCACTCTCATCCGGGGCATTTGCGGGCAGGCCCCTTGCTGCAGCTGCCAGGCTTTGCTCAGCTCTTCCTGCCCTTGGGCCGCACTTTCCTCCTCTTTGAACAGAGAAGCTGGGTTCGCGATGCCCGACGCAGGCACAGCAGCCTCTCAGCTGTGTGCGTACTTCCCGAAAGGGTGACAGTGGCGTGTTCTTCCTGTTGGTGTTCTAGATGAGATCGCCTCTGTCCCAGTCTCCTTACAGACGCTGAAACCTGTTACCAACAGAGCAAACCCGAAAATCGGCATAGGAATGCTGGCATTTAGTCCTGACAGCTACTTCCTGGCGACAAGGAACGGTCAGTTGTGCTGACGCAGGTGTTGTCTCACCCCTTACTGTGTCCTATGGCCCCAGGTGTAGAAGTgactagaaaagaaaatcaagttgGGGGTTTCCTACACATCACCTCCTTTCATGTTTCTGCAGTAGCCGAGGTGCTCACAGAAGCTCCTTGGAGGCGCTGGGCCTCTTGTCCTGCAGCAGCCGCAGGCCCGCACATGAGTCAGGAGGCCTCCACCCCACTCACTTGCTCCACTCTGCTGAGTAGAAAGCAGGGCTGGGCACACTGCAGCCCGTCTTTTGTTAAGGGTTTCTCCATTTGTaaagggctaaaaaaaaaaaaaaaaaaaaaccaccaaagaaagaaagaaggaaacacaTTTGGGCCCCTTACAGCCTGTGATGGCCACCCTGGCCCTGGCCAGGAGCCCTGCAgggcccagctgagcccagactGCAGGGTGGAGCCGCCCCACCCCACCAGTTCTTCCCCTCCCGTCCTGTGGTGTCAGCAGCAGAGCAGAGGGGCAGGGATGACACCGATGCCCCGTCCTTCCTTCCTCAGACAACATCCCCAATGCCGTCTGGGTCTGGGACATTCAGAAGCTGAGGCTGTTCGCGGTGCTCGAGCAGCTGTCCCCAGTGCGCGCGTTTCAGTGGGACCCGCAGCAGCCGCGGCTGGCCATCTGCACGGGAGGCAGCAGGCTCTACCTGTGGTCCCCAGCGGGCTGCATGTCGGTGCAGGTGCCTGGGGAAGGTAAGCACATCCCCGAGGCCACGGACATGGCAGCCTTGCTCTGTGCAGTCTGGCATCACACGGGCTGAACTGTTGGGGCTGAACTGTTGAAGCCCAGCTGCTGTCTCCAGCAGCACTCCAGGGAAACTGCCCTCAGAGTCTTTGCGTACACCTCAAGACTGACACACAAGGGACCTGCTGCCCTCAGCTTTATGGGCTAGAAGTAGCCTCTCCCTGACTTGAGGCAGCTCTGGGGCTCCACCCTGGCTCTGCCTATGTGGGTcactccaggcactgtgctggcctGCAGGACAAGGGGGTGCCCATCCCCCAGAATCTGGGCCTCTCCCGCTGTAATCCTCTGGCCACCTGTCTCTCTCTAGGCGACTTTGCAGTGCTTTCTCTGTGCTGGCATTTAAGCGGAGACTCGATGGCCCTCCTCAGCAAGGATCActtctgcctctgcttcctggagacGGAGGCAGTGGTCGGCACAGCCTGCAGACAGCTGGGCGGCCACACGTAGCAGCGGTGCACTAACGTGTACAGAAACGGGGCTACTCTGTGTGTTTCCAGTGTGGGAAAAAACACAGCTTCACCAGGAGGTTCTCCATCTGTGGTGGTCCGGATTCAGTGATTGATTCTATTTTTCTATAGAAAAGCATTTTTGTAAATATGTATGGTATAACActgtagttttattatttaaaataaatacttgctgattCATACAACTGCTTCTCTTCTTGAAACGTTTAGTCACAGGCAGGTTTTCTAGGTTCGAGTTTCTGGTCAGTCTTAGGGAAGATGGACAGCCCTACAGTAACAGCCCCGGGTCACTGAGCTCCCGCCAGACACCCGGCCTGCTCCGGGTTTTCTATTTCGATGTATTAGGACAACGAGGGGGCATCTCTGTGGGGCACATCCAGCCTCCCCACAGTGGGTCTGCTCTGAAGTGTGGGAAGGGAGCCCTGGCACCTGAGCGCAGCGCCACCCCCAGGTCCCG
This window contains:
- the WRAP73 gene encoding WD repeat-containing protein WRAP73 isoform X1, producing MNFSEVFKLSSLLCKFSPDGKYLASCVQYRLVVRDVNTLQILQLYTCLDQIQHIEWSADSLFILCAMYKRGLVQVWSLEQPEWHCKIDEGSAGLVASCWSPDGRHILNTTEFHLRITVWSLCTKSVSYIKYPKACLQGITFTRDGRYMALAERRDCKDYVSIFVCSDWQLLRHFDTDTQDLTGIEWAPNGCVLAVWDTCLEYKILLYSLDGRLLSAYSAYEWSLGIKSVAWSPSSQFLAVGSYDGKVRILNHVTWKMITEFGHPATINNPKIVVYKEAEKSPQLGLGCLSFPPHRAGAGPLPSSESKYEIASVPVSLQTLKPVTNRANPKIGIGMLAFSPDSYFLATRNDNIPNAVWVWDIQKLRLFAVLEQLSPVRAFQWDPQQPRLAICTGGSRLYLWSPAGCMSVQVPGEGDFAVLSLCWHLSGDSMALLSKDHFCLCFLETEAVVGTACRQLGGHT
- the WRAP73 gene encoding WD repeat-containing protein WRAP73 isoform X2, translated to MNFSEVFKLSSLLCKFSPDGKYLASCVQYRLVVRDVNTLQILQLYTCLDQIQHIEWSADSLFILCAMYKRGLVQVWSLEQPEWHCKIDEGSAGLVASCWSPDGRHILNTTEFHLRITVWSLCTKSVSYIKYPKACLQGITFTRDGRYMALAERRDCKDYVSIFVCSDWQLLRHFDTDTQDLTGIEWAPNGCVLAVWDTCLEYKILLYSLDGRLLSAYSAYEWSLGIKSVAWSPSSQFLAVGSYDGKVRILNHVTWKMITEFGHPATINNPKIVVYKEAEKSPQLGLGCLSFPPHRAGAGPLPSSESKFSLQTLKPVTNRANPKIGIGMLAFSPDSYFLATRNDNIPNAVWVWDIQKLRLFAVLEQLSPVRAFQWDPQQPRLAICTGGSRLYLWSPAGCMSVQVPGEGDFAVLSLCWHLSGDSMALLSKDHFCLCFLETEAVVGTACRQLGGHT
- the WRAP73 gene encoding WD repeat-containing protein WRAP73 isoform X3; translation: MSLKTPCTVRSLLLLSELSLGEASLSLGADGFALGCFFLLSIQVWSLEQPEWHCKIDEGSAGLVASCWSPDGRHILNTTEFHLRITVWSLCTKSVSYIKYPKACLQGITFTRDGRYMALAERRDCKDYVSIFVCSDWQLLRHFDTDTQDLTGIEWAPNGCVLAVWDTCLEYKILLYSLDGRLLSAYSAYEWSLGIKSVAWSPSSQFLAVGSYDGKVRILNHVTWKMITEFGHPATINNPKIVVYKEAEKSPQLGLGCLSFPPHRAGAGPLPSSESKYEIASVPVSLQTLKPVTNRANPKIGIGMLAFSPDSYFLATRNDNIPNAVWVWDIQKLRLFAVLEQLSPVRAFQWDPQQPRLAICTGGSRLYLWSPAGCMSVQVPGEGDFAVLSLCWHLSGDSMALLSKDHFCLCFLETEAVVGTACRQLGGHT
- the WRAP73 gene encoding WD repeat-containing protein WRAP73 isoform X4; the encoded protein is MKGSKKTPCEIGSPLVLRELSLGEASLLTADEFEDTLYGQVWSLEQPEWHCKIDEGSAGLVASCWSPDGRHILNTTEFHLRITVWSLCTKSVSYIKYPKACLQGITFTRDGRYMALAERRDCKDYVSIFVCSDWQLLRHFDTDTQDLTGIEWAPNGCVLAVWDTCLEYKILLYSLDGRLLSAYSAYEWSLGIKSVAWSPSSQFLAVGSYDGKVRILNHVTWKMITEFGHPATINNPKIVVYKEAEKSPQLGLGCLSFPPHRAGAGPLPSSESKYEIASVPVSLQTLKPVTNRANPKIGIGMLAFSPDSYFLATRNDNIPNAVWVWDIQKLRLFAVLEQLSPVRAFQWDPQQPRLAICTGGSRLYLWSPAGCMSVQVPGEGDFAVLSLCWHLSGDSMALLSKDHFCLCFLETEAVVGTACRQLGGHT